aaaaaaactacTTCAGCTACAAATCTGTAACTAAAACCATTTGATTTGTATCACAACCAATCTGTTTCTCTTCTGTTTTCAGGAATAACATCCCaatttggtgatttttcatttttgttaagcCAATGGAAATCATCAATCTTATCCCAAAGGTTAATGTCTAAGTCTAAACCACTAAATTTGTAGTGGGTTCCTAGCTCTGGATATTTTAGAGTGTACGGTGCAAAGCGAACAGAATGACAATTTTCTATGATTGCAGCACCCGTTACATGCAAGTAAAAATCTGTATCTTTAGAATTATGAATACGAACTTGTTGACATGCAATAACAAACTTGCAATTTACACAGTCCTTTATAAAGGCTGACCTAGAAGTTGGACCTACAATTACAATGCAATCATTGAGGGATGCAAACTGCAGTGTACTGGGATTTCCTAGAGCTACAACTTTACAGTGACTTAAATTCTGAAGGTTAAATTGTCTATTTTCGAGTTCAGAGGCTGATTTTGTTAGTGTTTCATCGTTTAAGTCTTTAAAACCATAAAACTGCCTTTCAATTATCTTTTCCAAAGATTTCAGTTTTGCTCCTCCTGAATCTGTTTTATCCAGTTTCAATTCTTtgcttttatcttttttctctgtatttttctTGCCAAACCCAAATCTCTTTTTAGGCTGCAGCTCTTGGATTCTTCTAAATATATCACTTTCCAGTTCATTGATATGCTCCTGAGCTTTCTTGATCTGAAAAGAAGCTAAAAACATTGATGATTCATTATGAAATTGTTGAATTTTCTGAAGATCTTTGACTAAGCTATCCAAGTGAGGTATCAACTGAGTTTTTTCAACATCTCCAGCCTGTTTGATTTTCATTTCCAAATCCTCTTTCATACCTTGGAATGTATCATAAAAATAATCAACATTTTCTGAGGCTGCTTCATTAAGAGTTTTCTCCGTGCGACGCTGCTCAGCTTTCTGAGCTATGGCATCAGTTCTTTGCTTCATACGTTCAAGAAGTTGATCAGGTGTATATTCCTTATTTGTTTCCATTATGATTTTGTTTGATCTATTGGTACTTTATAATATTTAATGCAATTCAAAGCTAGACAGATGCACACACTTATATAAGTATTAATACTATGCTAAGATTCCTGAGTCTTTGAAACTGCTACTTCTGGTTTTCCTGTGCTTGTGCTTATTTTTTCAGATTCTCTCAATTTTTTTGCTGCAGTTTGAGGATCGTCACCTTGAGATACGTTTTTCAATATATGCATAAAGGCAGCATTTCGTTTCTTGGCCTCGCTGTGGAAATCAACTTCATGTCTTTCAGGTAACTCCTGCAAAAAAGGAGAATTAAATAACCAAAGCATTCTTGTCAttacaatatatactgtaattaacacaagtatttttataatttgcattttttcaaaCTATATAAAATAAGTCCTTTACTAGGAATATGACTTAAATGAAGCTAAACGTCCAAAAAATTTAACTAGTTATAACTAATGGCTAATATCAGCAAGACTAGCACTTTTGACCATTGGTCCTGGGACTTGAAGAGTGGTTGAGGACACGAGTGTGTTTATTTTTCTGTCTAGttagaaaaaaaatctactttcaGAATTTGGGACTTATTTCTATtgaatacaaaccatcattctttaATAGTAGACTCCTCCCTGGCTGGCTCAACTTACCTCAGAATTGTCAGACCACTTGGTCCTTCACAGGAGCTAGGTGATGACTCCTGCCAAGCAAATACTCTGTGCATACTTAGGGATGCCACAGGCATTAGGTTAGGCCTGTATGAAGACTAGATGGTACTTTACTTTGCCACAGAACTTATATCCTCATGGGGAACATTGTCCAAATGTATTTGTGGCTATTGTAAAAAATGGGTTTTTCTAACCCTCCACTCCCTTCTTAAATAGACCCTGCTGTAAACCAAGTTGTTCGAATATGAAGCGCACCTGCATTTGACGTCCGGTCCAGTTCATTACTGCCACAACTGCTGCATCCCAAGAGATGAGAAGAAAAAGtaaaaggccagtcattctacctttaaTCCTAGGCTTTTGTCAAAATTAATCATTTTGATGAGATACATTTTATGGTTagttctgtggtggctgctcaataaTTCCTGTAAGATCTTGTGGGTATACTCCTTTTACAGGCAGTTGGAGGGGAAAGGATGTCTGGCATTATCAGGCTCCTGGCTTAATAACCAAACCACTGACAAGTTCTTCCCAAGTGTCAATATCAATAAATAACGTAAGCACTTGCCAGAGTTGGACCTCCAACCTACTTGCTGATTTCAGATAGTTTTGTGAGATCATAAGCTGAGCCTAAAATGTTAGTGTTCttggatatatttctttttttattgtggcCATGGTTAGAAAAATGCTAGCTGGGTCTTAAAGCGCAGAGTGCAGCCCTCACAGGACAGAGAAGCCAGTCATTCTAATTATCACTAAATGCTTCCTAAGAAGCAATGGTGAAAAATTGAAATAGCAGAAAAGCTTTGGTTTGgatcttggccacaaactcaagAAAAAACTAGAATAGGCACTCAGGAGAGAGCATAAATTTgcctatatcatgttatatatcataACATCGGCAATTGTATTATACACATTTTGggactagttttatgcaaatcagatTAAAATTGGCCACAATATGGCAAATAGAAGtttttactttttcgtgaccttGTCCTTGATTTTTGGCCCAATCACTTCCAAAAACTAATCAAAGTGTCCTTGTACCATGGCAAATCAAACCAcaaaatttcataagattcggtcAAGTATTTTTTAAGTTATGAGtgtcacaaatacacaaacagacatacaaaataCAATTGCCTATCAAAACCTAACTGTTTTGAAACTAAGTTGGCTTAGGTAAAAACTATGGAGACCTACTTCCATTCTTTGGAATGACTAGTTAGTTACAAGATGCCAAAAGGTCTCCTACTCACTTTGCTGAAATTAGGCTAAGCCGAAAGACAGACTGGCGATAAGATTTTTGTCAAATGCTTAACCAATAAGGTCATATGGGGGAGGCATAAGACTTAAGAACACAAGTCACATGAGGAGCAGAGGTTTATGTACCTCAGTCTGAATACTGCTTAGGGTGAAGAGAGTGACAAGGAGGGCTGCGATATGCACTAGAGCTGCTCACCAAAAGAAATACGTTCTATACACAGGTACTTGTAAACTTATGACAGCGTTTGGTTCTGACCAACAGGTTGTAACCAGATCTGGTTGTAATTGGCCTATGTTAAATTACCATAAGTATGTTATGTGGTACCATGATATCATAATCCTCTTATAGTCGTcaagttttataaaataaaaagggtTAATTAAATATGTCACAAAATAAATTTAAACAGTACTCGGCATAAATCCATTATAGTTTTGATTCACCTACGCTACTGATGGAGAATgtgattcaatcaatcaatcaacctctctctctctcgtgtgagggGGGGAGATTCGAAAGACTCGCCTACCTAGGAATGGATATCATACGGTCTTATGGAAGGTATTCCCGTCTTAAGACAAACTGCCTTGCCTAAAGACATACATAGCTCTCCCATCCTGCAGAGGTCTTATCTGTCAGCCCATCAGTGGCAGAGACTTCTGGGCCACTTGGCTTCGCTAAAGCATCTAGTGCCAAGAGGCTATCATCCCCTTCAATCACTACAGTGGAAGTTGAAAGGGCAATGGTCTCAACATCTCTACAATCCCCTCTCACTAGTGTCAATAGAGAGGTAGAGGCCAGAAGAGATCTAGAATGGTGGCTGGACGATTCAAACAGGTTAAAAAAGGGTTCCGCTTCTTGTCAGTGCGTTTCTATTCCTCACAGATACGTCCAGGGAAGGTTGGGGAGCACATGATATCGGGTCGGTGGTCCGATCAAGATCACCGAAACCACACAATATCCTAGAGCTGAAGACAGTATTCCTAGCTCCTATACACTTTTGCCCTCCTCTGT
The nucleotide sequence above comes from Palaemon carinicauda isolate YSFRI2023 chromosome 18, ASM3689809v2, whole genome shotgun sequence. Encoded proteins:
- the LOC137657737 gene encoding tubulin-specific chaperone C-like — translated: METNKEYTPDQLLERMKQRTDAIAQKAEQRRTEKTLNEAASENVDYFYDTFQGMKEDLEMKIKQAGDVEKTQLIPHLDSLVKDLQKIQQFHNESSMFLASFQIKKAQEHINELESDIFRRIQELQPKKRFGFGKKNTEKKDKSKELKLDKTDSGGAKLKSLEKIIERQFYGFKDLNDETLTKSASELENRQFNLQNLSHCKVVALGNPSTLQFASLNDCIVIVGPTSRSAFIKDCVNCKFVIACQQVRIHNSKDTDFYLHVTGAAIIENCHSVRFAPYTLKYPELGTHYKFSGLDLDINLWDKIDDFHWLNKNEKSPNWDVIPENRRETDWL